One genomic window of Quercus robur chromosome 6, dhQueRobu3.1, whole genome shotgun sequence includes the following:
- the LOC126733089 gene encoding AAA-ATPase At5g17760-like isoform X1 encodes MFPTRDMPSPSSLFSAYASMAASMMLVRSMANELIPHPIRGYLLSTLRYYFKPRSPQLTLVIEENCGMSRNQVFDAAEIYLCTKISPNTERLKISKSPKEKNLTIRLEKGEKIVDFHEGIELKWRFVCDETEKNNPNGHNNGQRSEKRYFELTFHKKHKDTIVSSYIQFVLERAKAIKDEERVLKMHTLNTSYSYNGVKWESINLEHPATFETLAMDPELRNAVIEDLDRFVKRKDFYKRVGRAWKRGYLLYGPPGTGKSSLIAAMANHLKFDVYDLQLANILRDSDLRRLLLATANRSILVIEDIDCSVDLPDRRHGDGRKQHDAQYVQLTLSGLLNFIDGLWSSCGDERIIVFTTNHKDRLDPALLRPGRMDMHINMSYCNSHGFKQLASTYLGIRGHHHLFGEIEGLMGETQVTPAQIAEELMRSEDADVALQGVIKLLKRKKMEGDEVEDVADQNKAAIQKAKRQKLGNKPRRSGRNIVAKSNRRIRKFL; translated from the exons ATGTTTCCCACTAGAGACATGCCTTCACCATCATCATTGTTCTCGGCCTATGCCTCCATGGCCGCCTCAATGATGCTTGTACGTTCAATGGCCAACGAACTCATTCCCCACCCAATTCGTGGCTATCTCCTCTCCACTCTGCGCTACTATTTCAAGCCTCGCTCTCCTCAGCTCACCCTAGTTATCGAAGAAAACTGTGGTATGTCCCGCAACCAAGTCTTCGATGCTGCAGAAATTTACTTGTGCACCAAGATTAGCCCCAACACCGAAAGGCTCAAGATCAGCAAAAGCCCAAAGGAGAAAAATTTAACAATTCGTCTTGAGAAGGGAGAGAAGATAGTCGATTTCCACGAAGGGATTGAGCTTAAGTGGAGATTTGTCTGTGATGAAACAGAGAAGAACAACCCCAATGGTCATAACAATGGTCAAAGATCAGAAAAGCGATACTTTGAGCTAACTTTCCACAAGAAACACAAAGACACGATCGTGAGCTCTTATATACAGTTTGTTCTTGAGAGAGCCAAGGCCATCAAAGATGAAGAAAGGGTTTTGAAGATGCACACGCTTAACACTTCCTACAGTTACAATGGTGTCAAGTGGGAGTCCATAAATCTTGAACACCCAGCTACGTTTGAGACATTGGCTATGGACCCAGAACTGAGAAACGCTGTTATAGAGGATCTGGATAGGTTTGTGAAGAGGAAGGATTTCTATAAGAGAGTTGGGAGGGCATGGAAACGTGGTTACTTGCTGTATGGACCACCAGGCACTGGAAAATCGAGCTTGATTGCAGCCATGGCTAACCATTTGAAGTTTGACGTGTATGATTTGCAACTTGCAAATATATTACGTGATTCGGACCTCAGAAGATTGTTGCTGGCTACTGCAAATCGATCAATACTGGTGATTGAAGACATTGATTGCAGTGTGGAtcttccagatcgccgccatgGAGATGGACGTAAGCAACATGACGCACAG TATGTGCAGTTGACACTATCTGGACTGCTAAACTTCATAGACGGCTTATGGTCTAGTTGTGGAGACGAGAGAATTATTGTATTCACCACCAACCACAAGGACAGGTTAGACCCTGCCCTGTTGCGTCCTGGACGCATGGACATGCACATTAACATGTCCTATTGCAACTCCCACGGATTCAAGCAATTGGCCTCAACTTACTTGGGAATCCGTGGCCACCACCACCTCTTTGGAGAGATTGAAGGCTTAATGGGAGAGACACAGGTAACTCCAGCACAAATTGCTGAAGAGTTGATGAGAAGCGAGGATGCTGATGTTGCACTCCAAGGAGTTATTAAGCTCCTTAAGCGTAAGAAAATGGAAGGCGATGAAGTTGAAGATGTTGCTGATCAGAACAAGGCTGCAATTCAAAAGGCAAAAAGGCAGAAATTGGGAAACAAACCAAGAAGATCTGGGAGGAACATTGTAGCAAAGAGCAACAgaagaattagaaaattcttgtAA
- the LOC126733089 gene encoding AAA-ATPase At5g17760-like isoform X2 yields the protein MFPTRDMPSPSSLFSAYASMAASMMLVRSMANELIPHPIRGYLLSTLRYYFKPRSPQLTLVIEENCGMSRNQVFDAAEIYLCTKISPNTERLKISKSPKEKNLTIRLEKGEKIVDFHEGIELKWRFVCDETEKNNPNGHNNGQRSEKRYFELTFHKKHKDTIVSSYIQFVLERAKAIKDEERVLKMHTLNTSYSYNGVKWESINLEHPATFETLAMDPELRNAVIEDLDRFVKRKDFYKRVGRAWKRGYLLYGPPGTGKSSLIAAMANHLKFDVYDLQLANILRDSDLRRLLLATANRSILVIEDIDCSVDLPDRRHGDGRKQHDAQLTLSGLLNFIDGLWSSCGDERIIVFTTNHKDRLDPALLRPGRMDMHINMSYCNSHGFKQLASTYLGIRGHHHLFGEIEGLMGETQVTPAQIAEELMRSEDADVALQGVIKLLKRKKMEGDEVEDVADQNKAAIQKAKRQKLGNKPRRSGRNIVAKSNRRIRKFL from the exons ATGTTTCCCACTAGAGACATGCCTTCACCATCATCATTGTTCTCGGCCTATGCCTCCATGGCCGCCTCAATGATGCTTGTACGTTCAATGGCCAACGAACTCATTCCCCACCCAATTCGTGGCTATCTCCTCTCCACTCTGCGCTACTATTTCAAGCCTCGCTCTCCTCAGCTCACCCTAGTTATCGAAGAAAACTGTGGTATGTCCCGCAACCAAGTCTTCGATGCTGCAGAAATTTACTTGTGCACCAAGATTAGCCCCAACACCGAAAGGCTCAAGATCAGCAAAAGCCCAAAGGAGAAAAATTTAACAATTCGTCTTGAGAAGGGAGAGAAGATAGTCGATTTCCACGAAGGGATTGAGCTTAAGTGGAGATTTGTCTGTGATGAAACAGAGAAGAACAACCCCAATGGTCATAACAATGGTCAAAGATCAGAAAAGCGATACTTTGAGCTAACTTTCCACAAGAAACACAAAGACACGATCGTGAGCTCTTATATACAGTTTGTTCTTGAGAGAGCCAAGGCCATCAAAGATGAAGAAAGGGTTTTGAAGATGCACACGCTTAACACTTCCTACAGTTACAATGGTGTCAAGTGGGAGTCCATAAATCTTGAACACCCAGCTACGTTTGAGACATTGGCTATGGACCCAGAACTGAGAAACGCTGTTATAGAGGATCTGGATAGGTTTGTGAAGAGGAAGGATTTCTATAAGAGAGTTGGGAGGGCATGGAAACGTGGTTACTTGCTGTATGGACCACCAGGCACTGGAAAATCGAGCTTGATTGCAGCCATGGCTAACCATTTGAAGTTTGACGTGTATGATTTGCAACTTGCAAATATATTACGTGATTCGGACCTCAGAAGATTGTTGCTGGCTACTGCAAATCGATCAATACTGGTGATTGAAGACATTGATTGCAGTGTGGAtcttccagatcgccgccatgGAGATGGACGTAAGCAACATGACGCACAG TTGACACTATCTGGACTGCTAAACTTCATAGACGGCTTATGGTCTAGTTGTGGAGACGAGAGAATTATTGTATTCACCACCAACCACAAGGACAGGTTAGACCCTGCCCTGTTGCGTCCTGGACGCATGGACATGCACATTAACATGTCCTATTGCAACTCCCACGGATTCAAGCAATTGGCCTCAACTTACTTGGGAATCCGTGGCCACCACCACCTCTTTGGAGAGATTGAAGGCTTAATGGGAGAGACACAGGTAACTCCAGCACAAATTGCTGAAGAGTTGATGAGAAGCGAGGATGCTGATGTTGCACTCCAAGGAGTTATTAAGCTCCTTAAGCGTAAGAAAATGGAAGGCGATGAAGTTGAAGATGTTGCTGATCAGAACAAGGCTGCAATTCAAAAGGCAAAAAGGCAGAAATTGGGAAACAAACCAAGAAGATCTGGGAGGAACATTGTAGCAAAGAGCAACAgaagaattagaaaattcttgtAA